The following proteins are co-located in the Leptospira weilii genome:
- a CDS encoding phage terminase large subunit family protein, translated as MAKTKTKNAQEEFFQELDNMIGKPSTERDGTMEEFLTQNVFVKGDDELIPYSFDGYSFWRDICRESQDHPYIIFLKAAQIGYSVWALARLVWKIFRSSYKAGIYFPDDTSMKDFVQDRVEPFLNQCPILKPHLNDSNVDNTRTKKIDKATLVMRGTWTKRGTKTVDLDIVMLDEVDEHDEENIEFVGDRLLASKLNWMMLGSQPSLPNVGIHAEFLRSDQRFRLLKCPSCGHWTNLVERWLKEPISIFGFDGRYALMNPNINNVFYSCEKCGRRLDNQKGEYVAKTKSDRRGYQCSQLFTPKKPFSIYDKLLGAVTSAKRKNLTISIIGWPSSSDEEQPLQLGEIQKWEGDQGLKDHSPYFTYHGADQGDTVHGIFGEPTLDGRIRIIGLYKASILDEERYTEQITRFSVLNGIIDAMPNRNWSLRMALRFPENLKIQYFTKKYRENSEVVPGADEVGVVNVNRDDSLQDTVDAIKAGLFIFPNPNLLSESDLKAYEEFKFHLTMLVREKGEDENGKSLWSFKKKVPNHYGMALNSLRIAYETSGTGSGGSGYGGFA; from the coding sequence ATGGCGAAGACTAAAACAAAAAACGCTCAGGAGGAATTCTTTCAAGAACTCGATAATATGATCGGAAAGCCATCTACCGAACGAGACGGTACGATGGAAGAATTCCTCACCCAAAACGTTTTTGTGAAGGGCGACGATGAACTTATCCCTTACAGTTTCGACGGCTATTCATTTTGGAGAGATATTTGTAGGGAATCGCAAGACCACCCTTACATTATATTTCTCAAAGCCGCCCAAATCGGTTATTCGGTCTGGGCGCTTGCGCGACTCGTTTGGAAAATTTTTAGATCCAGTTACAAAGCTGGAATTTATTTCCCAGACGATACCTCGATGAAAGATTTCGTTCAAGACCGCGTAGAGCCGTTTCTCAATCAATGCCCGATTTTAAAACCGCATCTCAATGATTCGAACGTAGACAATACGAGAACCAAAAAAATTGACAAGGCTACACTTGTAATGCGCGGTACGTGGACAAAGCGCGGAACGAAGACGGTCGACTTGGATATCGTAATGCTCGACGAGGTTGATGAACACGACGAAGAAAATATTGAGTTTGTCGGGGATCGGCTTCTTGCTTCGAAATTGAATTGGATGATGCTCGGTTCCCAGCCATCGTTGCCCAATGTTGGGATCCATGCTGAATTTTTACGATCTGATCAAAGATTTCGCCTTCTAAAATGTCCTTCCTGCGGACATTGGACAAATTTAGTAGAACGCTGGTTGAAAGAACCGATCAGTATATTCGGATTTGACGGAAGATACGCATTAATGAATCCGAATATAAATAATGTGTTTTATTCCTGTGAAAAATGCGGCCGCAGATTGGACAATCAAAAAGGAGAGTACGTTGCAAAAACTAAATCCGATCGTCGGGGATACCAATGCTCTCAACTCTTTACACCAAAAAAACCGTTCTCCATATATGACAAACTTCTCGGTGCGGTGACGAGTGCAAAGCGCAAGAACCTTACGATTTCAATCATCGGCTGGCCTTCCAGTTCAGACGAAGAGCAGCCTCTACAACTCGGTGAAATTCAAAAATGGGAAGGAGACCAAGGGCTCAAAGATCATTCTCCTTACTTTACGTATCACGGAGCGGATCAAGGAGACACTGTTCATGGAATTTTCGGTGAACCTACATTGGATGGAAGAATTCGAATCATCGGGCTTTACAAAGCAAGTATCTTAGATGAAGAACGTTATACGGAACAGATCACTCGATTCAGCGTATTAAACGGAATCATCGATGCGATGCCGAATCGTAACTGGTCGTTACGTATGGCGCTCCGCTTCCCTGAAAATTTAAAAATTCAGTACTTTACGAAAAAATATCGGGAAAATTCCGAAGTAGTTCCCGGCGCGGATGAAGTAGGAGTTGTCAATGTAAACCGAGACGATTCTCTTCAAGATACGGTCGACGCAATTAAAGCAGGGCTTTTCATATTCCCAAATCCTAATTTACTTTCTGAGTCGGACCTCAAAGCATACGAAGAATTCAAATTCCATCTTACGATGCTCGTCCGAGAGAAAGGAGAAGATGAAAATGGAAAATCCCTATGGTCGTTCAAAAAGAAAGTTCCGAACCACTATGGAATGGCTCTCAATTCATTACGAATTGCTTATGAAACTTCGGGAACGGGATCCGGTGGATCCGGATACGGAGGGTTTGCATAA
- a CDS encoding host-nuclease inhibitor Gam family protein produces the protein MAKLKKTEEKRPLVDLPNNEYKNKSELEAGMEFMGEQMLEKERLVNEANQKISQIRSELEETVYPIQAKIDHVTSGIAYFVQNNREELFPDPNLKTCKLISGTLNYRKTPASVRTKASVKLFEKILAENGLLQLYNEWVVRLSRVFIRAKLELNKDSIIADPLAAHQKIGVELNEEKERLYIKPSRLEDEISADADTEAA, from the coding sequence ATGGCTAAACTTAAAAAAACCGAAGAGAAGCGTCCGCTTGTGGACCTTCCGAATAACGAATACAAAAATAAATCCGAACTCGAAGCCGGAATGGAATTCATGGGCGAACAGATGCTCGAAAAGGAACGGCTTGTAAACGAAGCGAATCAGAAAATTTCTCAGATTCGCTCCGAATTGGAAGAAACCGTTTATCCGATTCAAGCGAAAATCGATCACGTTACAAGCGGGATTGCATACTTCGTACAAAACAATCGGGAAGAATTGTTCCCGGATCCGAATCTGAAAACCTGCAAACTCATTTCCGGCACACTCAACTATCGAAAGACGCCTGCGTCGGTAAGAACAAAGGCTTCCGTAAAACTCTTCGAGAAGATTCTCGCAGAGAACGGTCTTCTACAGTTATACAACGAATGGGTGGTAAGACTTTCCAGGGTTTTCATTCGTGCAAAACTGGAGTTGAACAAGGACTCAATCATCGCGGATCCGCTCGCGGCTCATCAGAAAATCGGAGTCGAGTTGAACGAAGAAAAGGAGCGTTTGTATATCAAGCCGTCCAGACTTGAGGACGAAATTTCAGCGGACGCAGATACCGAGGCGGCGTGA